One stretch of Cohnella algarum DNA includes these proteins:
- a CDS encoding protein-glutamine gamma-glutamyltransferase, protein MIVIAGGSQPVDASGLSALEREIVRQKERSATVYRYASAEALLFELMMRSAIVAEAQALNESGVGFASFEKSRCNERYWTRNEMGGFRLRDGVTPAEGLRDIFVNGPAYAFECATAIVIVLYKAILDMKGDAIFNAYFPNLLLYDWHYDNDLRFIRNDGEESFPGDVLYFRNPDHDPDRPEWQGENVVKLGDDLYYGHGVGIGSAETMISALNRARRPGSDVSAYMEDLVLLPDFEYIRRLNARTGRRTGRNDRPDPIVARIGVKRYRF, encoded by the coding sequence ATGATCGTCATAGCGGGCGGCAGTCAACCGGTCGATGCGTCGGGCCTTTCCGCGCTGGAAAGGGAAATCGTCAGGCAAAAGGAGCGGAGCGCGACCGTTTACCGGTATGCATCCGCGGAAGCCCTTCTGTTCGAGCTGATGATGAGGAGCGCGATCGTGGCCGAGGCGCAGGCGCTGAACGAGAGCGGGGTCGGCTTCGCCTCGTTCGAAAAATCGCGCTGCAACGAGCGATACTGGACGCGGAACGAAATGGGCGGATTTCGGCTCCGGGACGGCGTGACGCCGGCGGAAGGGCTGCGCGACATTTTCGTAAACGGACCGGCTTACGCCTTCGAATGCGCGACCGCGATCGTGATCGTGCTGTACAAGGCCATTTTGGACATGAAGGGCGACGCAATCTTCAACGCTTATTTTCCGAACCTGCTGCTGTATGATTGGCATTACGACAACGATCTGCGGTTCATTCGCAACGACGGGGAGGAGTCGTTCCCGGGGGATGTGCTTTATTTCCGGAATCCCGACCACGATCCGGACCGCCCAGAGTGGCAAGGGGAGAACGTGGTCAAGCTGGGCGACGATCTCTATTACGGACACGGCGTCGGGATCGGGTCGGCCGAGACGATGATCTCCGCCCTGAACCGGGCGAGGCGGCCGGGCAGCGACGTTTCCGCCTATATGGAAGATCTCGTGCTGCTGCCGGATTTCGAGTATATCCGTCGCCTAAACGCGAGAACCGGACGACGAACGGGCCGGAACGACCGTCCGGACCCGATCGTCGCCCGGATCGGCGTCAAACGCTATCGCTTTTGA
- a CDS encoding tyrosine-type recombinase/integrase, which produces MNKRRQNVLTTVDGSSSAKQQLSFDDLLHSFILDCKAKNLSPLTLRFYQDSVQQMKDAFLEQEVPLDIYSVTSREVKNHFVAYLIDRGKSDNTVNGRIKGVKQFFRYLFEEGWMTNNIADELHVVKAEKLMIQTFTREQVADLLEQPDRKTFTGFRDYTMMIVLLETGMRIGELCNLKTGDLFFKEQEIRISKGKGGKARRVPFQQTCAKIIRNYLDIRGDLETDALFVNINNEPISPRALQEKMQTYGKAAGIQGVRVSPHTFRHTMAKFYILNGGDPFTLRRILGHASLDMVEYYVELFSSDIKQQHKKFSPVENMKRNM; this is translated from the coding sequence ATGAATAAACGCAGGCAAAACGTACTGACTACCGTCGATGGTTCCAGTTCCGCAAAGCAACAATTAAGCTTCGACGATTTACTTCATTCTTTTATTCTCGATTGCAAAGCAAAAAACCTTTCGCCACTCACGCTTCGATTTTATCAGGACAGCGTTCAACAAATGAAAGATGCTTTTCTGGAACAAGAAGTTCCGCTCGATATCTATTCTGTGACTTCCCGCGAGGTCAAAAACCATTTTGTCGCCTATCTGATCGACCGAGGGAAGTCCGACAATACGGTGAATGGGCGTATTAAAGGCGTCAAGCAGTTCTTCAGGTATTTGTTCGAGGAAGGCTGGATGACAAATAATATCGCGGATGAGTTGCATGTAGTCAAAGCGGAAAAGCTGATGATTCAAACCTTTACCAGAGAACAAGTAGCCGATCTGCTGGAACAACCGGACCGCAAAACGTTCACCGGCTTCCGTGACTACACGATGATGATTGTGCTGCTAGAAACCGGCATGCGGATCGGCGAACTATGTAACCTGAAAACCGGGGACTTGTTCTTCAAAGAGCAGGAGATTCGGATTAGCAAGGGAAAAGGAGGAAAAGCCCGCCGCGTGCCGTTCCAGCAAACGTGCGCAAAAATAATACGTAACTACCTGGACATACGCGGCGATCTGGAGACGGACGCACTGTTCGTCAATATCAACAACGAACCGATCAGTCCCCGGGCGTTACAGGAAAAAATGCAGACCTACGGTAAAGCGGCAGGCATCCAAGGGGTACGGGTCTCGCCCCACACTTTCCGCCATACGATGGCGAAGTTTTACATTTTGAATGGCGGTGATCCCTTCACCTTACGACGTATATTGGGACATGCCTCGCTCGATATGGTAGAGTATTATGTTGAATTGTTCAGTAGTGATATTAAACAGCAGCATAAAAAATTCAGTCCCGTCGAAAATATGAAACGTAATATGTAA
- the xylB gene encoding xylulokinase — translation MALILSLDLGTSSVKSLLMEEDGSVVCVVSQPYPSLSPRPGWSEQQPEEWIEAAVRAAAACMERSGRKDIGVISLSGHMSGLVLVDKSGEPLLPCIPLADSRSFEQSERLGKTHGARIRECTGNPAIDAFQAPKLLWVKERFPELYDRAARFLFPKDYLRYRLTGRFATDSTDAGNSLFFDAVKQAWDKPLAAEMGFRADLLPDVLGPAEIAGALAKPMAERLGLPEGIPVAAGAADMATGALGTGAIEPGDTALTIGTSATMLSVTGGFDDRGYGKVTFHPHALPGTMYALGSHFSGGLSLNWLASLFHDSLSYERLQELGASAAKVAPGSDGVLFLPFLAGGGSPRFDPHMRGSFAGLSVSTGRPGLFRAVLEGISYNLKETLALLEGMNPGAIGSIRVGGGGAKIGLWPGILANVFGKPVELLPQADASSMGAAMLGGVAVGMFPDLKAISRKLSRPAETVPPEPEAAAEYERHYAKYLKYCDFMGQL, via the coding sequence ATGGCGCTCATATTGTCGTTGGACTTGGGAACGTCATCGGTTAAAAGCTTGCTCATGGAGGAAGACGGATCGGTCGTTTGCGTGGTTTCGCAGCCGTATCCGAGCCTCTCCCCCCGTCCCGGGTGGTCCGAACAGCAGCCGGAGGAATGGATCGAAGCGGCCGTTCGCGCGGCAGCCGCCTGCATGGAGCGTTCGGGTCGCAAGGATATCGGCGTCATCTCCCTGTCCGGCCATATGAGCGGGCTTGTCCTCGTCGATAAAAGCGGCGAACCGCTTCTCCCCTGCATTCCGCTCGCGGACAGCCGGAGCTTCGAACAGTCGGAGCGGCTCGGCAAGACGCACGGCGCCCGGATTCGCGAATGCACGGGCAATCCGGCGATCGACGCGTTTCAGGCGCCGAAGCTGCTCTGGGTCAAGGAACGATTCCCCGAGCTGTACGACAGGGCCGCCCGGTTTTTGTTCCCGAAGGATTATCTCCGCTACCGGCTGACCGGGCGCTTCGCGACGGATTCGACCGACGCGGGCAACAGCCTGTTTTTCGATGCCGTCAAGCAGGCATGGGACAAGCCGCTCGCCGCGGAAATGGGCTTCCGCGCGGATTTGCTGCCTGACGTGCTCGGACCGGCGGAAATCGCGGGCGCGCTGGCGAAGCCGATGGCCGAACGGCTCGGCTTGCCGGAAGGCATTCCGGTGGCGGCCGGGGCGGCCGACATGGCGACCGGCGCGCTCGGCACCGGCGCAATCGAGCCGGGCGACACGGCGCTGACGATCGGCACGAGCGCCACGATGCTGTCGGTGACGGGCGGCTTCGACGATCGCGGATACGGCAAGGTCACGTTTCACCCGCACGCGCTTCCCGGGACGATGTACGCGCTCGGTTCGCATTTTTCGGGAGGACTCAGCCTCAATTGGTTGGCTTCGCTGTTTCACGACAGCTTATCCTATGAACGGCTGCAGGAGCTTGGGGCAAGCGCGGCGAAAGTGGCGCCCGGCAGCGACGGCGTGCTGTTTCTCCCGTTTCTGGCCGGCGGCGGCTCGCCCCGCTTCGACCCGCACATGCGCGGATCGTTCGCGGGACTCAGCGTGTCGACCGGGCGCCCCGGCCTGTTTCGCGCCGTCCTCGAAGGCATCTCCTACAATTTGAAGGAGACGCTGGCGCTGCTGGAGGGGATGAACCCGGGAGCGATCGGCTCGATCCGCGTCGGCGGAGGCGGCGCCAAAATCGGCCTCTGGCCGGGGATTTTGGCGAACGTCTTCGGGAAGCCGGTCGAGCTGCTGCCCCAAGCGGATGCTTCCTCGATGGGCGCGGCGATGCTGGGCGGCGTCGCGGTCGGCATGTTTCCCGACCTGAAAGCTATCTCCCGGAAGCTGTCGCGGCCGGCCGAAACCGTGCCGCCGGAGCCGGAGGCCGCTGCCGAGTACGAACGCCATTATGCGAAATATTTGAAATATTGCGACTTCATGGGGCAACTTTGA
- a CDS encoding phosphotriesterase family protein — protein sequence MSYIRTMLGDIAPELLGFTYSHEHIVCRPGHWADRNEDDLLLDDPEKSLKDVLDFKRLGGNAIVDATAVDYGRDVKAVKWISEQSGLHIVATAGFNKSFLWDSKRPQGNETYEQWIERSSIDELADFVVSEVERGMEGTDVRAGQVKFGTGYNMISPLEEKTLRAVARAHLQTKAPVHSHTEAGTMALEQIALLKEEGIPIEHLSIGHLDRNPDTYYHLKVADEGAFLSFDGIGKIKYAPESVRIGCILELVKRGYGKQILVSGDTARKSYYKHYGHGLGLEYIIGKWVPRFVEEADAAGFDGKALIEDFFVHNPRRCFTFKK from the coding sequence TTGAGTTATATTCGCACCATGCTGGGGGATATCGCCCCCGAACTGTTGGGATTCACGTATTCCCACGAGCATATCGTCTGCCGCCCGGGTCACTGGGCCGACCGCAACGAAGACGATCTGCTGCTGGACGATCCGGAGAAATCGCTTAAGGACGTGCTGGATTTCAAACGGCTGGGCGGCAACGCGATCGTCGACGCGACGGCGGTCGATTACGGCCGCGACGTAAAGGCGGTCAAATGGATTTCGGAGCAGTCCGGCCTTCATATCGTCGCGACGGCGGGCTTTAACAAGAGCTTCCTTTGGGATTCGAAACGGCCGCAAGGCAACGAAACGTATGAGCAATGGATCGAGCGCTCGTCGATCGACGAGCTGGCCGATTTTGTCGTATCGGAAGTCGAACGGGGGATGGAAGGCACCGACGTCAGAGCGGGGCAGGTCAAATTCGGCACCGGGTACAATATGATTTCGCCGCTGGAGGAGAAGACGCTCCGAGCGGTCGCGCGGGCCCACCTTCAAACGAAGGCTCCCGTCCACTCCCACACCGAAGCAGGAACGATGGCATTGGAACAGATCGCCTTGCTCAAGGAGGAAGGCATCCCGATAGAGCATTTGTCGATCGGCCACTTGGACCGCAACCCGGATACGTATTATCATTTGAAGGTGGCCGACGAGGGCGCGTTCCTGTCCTTCGACGGCATCGGCAAAATCAAATACGCGCCGGAAAGCGTCCGGATCGGCTGCATTCTGGAACTGGTCAAGCGCGGGTACGGGAAGCAAATTCTCGTGAGCGGCGACACGGCCCGCAAATCGTATTACAAGCATTACGGCCACGGCTTAGGGCTGGAGTACATCATCGGCAAATGGGTGCCGAGGTTCGTCGAGGAAGCGGATGCCGCGGGCTTTGACGGAAAGGCGCTCATCGAGGATTTCTTCGTCCACAATCCCCGCCGCTGTTTCACATTCAAAAAGTGA
- a CDS encoding tyrosine-type recombinase/integrase, whose protein sequence is MSSQKNDPAKRLQSSNVTFDEAVYLFLQECKIRNLTEETIRRYRKGLTKFKQHLETKKLNLGTLTPYDLTHRIIPGMLDEGLALRTVNCNLCILKEFFKFLTCEGWMETNISSELKPFKVQPSLTHTFTDGHLQRLLAQPDRFTFTGYRNYVMMLVLLETGIRLKELANLRITDINFEEGSLHIQQGKGRKARQVPIQRTCSFELKRYLQERGTLEHDRLWINLDNRPFKATGIRSMISRYCKAAGIKGIQCSCHTFRHTMAKQYLLNGGDIFTLKSILGHERMETTEMYVELFSRDLQIQHGKFSPVEHMVNEFPDAIDKSGVSQYE, encoded by the coding sequence GTGTCAAGCCAAAAAAATGATCCAGCAAAAAGATTGCAAAGTTCAAACGTTACTTTCGATGAAGCCGTTTATCTTTTCTTACAGGAATGTAAAATCCGAAATCTGACGGAAGAAACCATTCGCCGTTACCGCAAAGGGCTGACCAAGTTCAAGCAACACCTCGAAACTAAGAAACTGAATTTGGGTACGCTAACCCCTTATGATCTGACCCACCGCATTATCCCCGGCATGCTGGACGAGGGATTGGCACTGAGGACGGTGAATTGTAACCTTTGTATCCTTAAAGAGTTTTTCAAATTCCTTACATGCGAAGGTTGGATGGAAACGAACATTTCCTCCGAATTGAAACCGTTCAAGGTTCAGCCCTCATTGACGCATACCTTCACGGACGGTCATCTGCAACGATTGCTTGCTCAACCGGACCGCTTCACCTTCACCGGCTATCGTAATTATGTCATGATGCTAGTGCTGCTAGAAACCGGCATCCGATTGAAGGAACTGGCGAACCTCCGGATTACAGATATTAACTTTGAAGAAGGATCGCTGCACATCCAGCAAGGCAAAGGACGGAAAGCCCGCCAAGTGCCGATTCAACGCACATGCTCGTTCGAACTAAAACGGTATTTACAGGAACGGGGAACGCTGGAACACGACCGCCTTTGGATCAACTTGGACAATCGCCCGTTTAAAGCTACGGGAATCCGGAGTATGATTTCCCGATATTGCAAAGCGGCAGGTATCAAAGGTATCCAATGCTCCTGCCACACTTTTCGACATACGATGGCGAAACAGTATCTACTAAACGGCGGCGACATATTTACGCTAAAAAGCATTTTGGGGCACGAGCGGATGGAAACGACGGAAATGTATGTCGAACTGTTTTCTCGAGACCTGCAAATTCAACATGGAAAGTTCAGCCCGGTCGAGCATATGGTAAACGAATTTCCGGACGCCATCGACAAAAGCGGGGTGAGCCAGTATGAATAA
- a CDS encoding SGNH/GDSL hydrolase family protein, translating into MIHKVFRHFGGFCSPPSGSYNIVFINLGFSGSGKGEPELSRIIATIPDVDCLVLDYEANSVSPELYAQTLPEFIRIYREARPKTPVLVLSRIMFARQLFDAEARRQQETRKKMQIELVRSLRAAGDRHLHFHDGEKLLLHHGQECFVDGIHPTDLGLMQMADGLEPVLKGILRK; encoded by the coding sequence TTGATACATAAGGTTTTTCGGCATTTTGGAGGGTTTTGTTCACCTCCTTCCGGCTCGTATAACATCGTATTCATCAACCTCGGCTTCTCCGGCAGCGGCAAAGGCGAGCCCGAGCTGTCCCGCATCATCGCGACGATTCCGGACGTGGATTGTCTGGTGCTGGACTACGAAGCGAACAGCGTTTCTCCCGAGCTGTACGCCCAAACGCTGCCCGAATTTATCCGAATCTACCGCGAGGCTCGACCGAAAACGCCCGTCCTTGTGCTGTCCCGGATTATGTTCGCCCGGCAGCTGTTCGATGCGGAGGCGAGAAGGCAGCAGGAAACGCGCAAAAAGATGCAAATCGAGCTTGTCCGTTCCCTCCGGGCGGCGGGAGACCGGCACCTTCATTTTCACGACGGGGAAAAGCTGCTGCTGCATCACGGCCAGGAATGCTTCGTGGACGGCATTCACCCGACCGATCTCGGCCTGATGCAGATGGCCGACGGCCTTGAGCCGGTGCTGAAAGGCATCCTGAGAAAATAG
- a CDS encoding sugar ABC transporter ATP-binding protein, translating to MEAIKEIEVVLQGTGLTKRFFGNTVLEDVSIACKRGTVLALVGENGAGKSTLMNILTGSLAPDGGTIAYKGQKVAFRNPQAAKRMGIAIVHQELSLLPELSVGENMLLGREPTRFGLIRHRKLHERAGEVLKEIGFEVDANRLVKDLSPAEKQMVEIAKAWLTRPSVLILDEPTSSLSKTETEGLFRMVRKLKAEGTSLILITHRMDEIFEICDEAVVLKDGRMTKTDKTSALTKNDLIQAMVGREITQTFPPRSAGAASGKPMLKLADVHDGGRLRGVSLEVPRGAIVGVGGLEGQGQRQLARGLFGIDPFAGGEIALDGETVKLRKPEEAIARGIAYIPDDRKLEGLVLPLSVRENMSMMNFGNIARRGIVSAAAERREVERGIANLAVKTSSMEQIVRSLSGGNQQKVIFAKWLYDDPKLLILHEPTRGIDIQSKVEIYRLLRELADRGVSILLFTSDMLELIGLSDRIYVMYEGTIAGAIAGEEATEEKIMTMSSGQAAGDD from the coding sequence ATGGAAGCCATAAAGGAGATCGAAGTCGTTCTGCAGGGAACCGGACTGACGAAGCGCTTTTTCGGCAACACGGTGCTGGAGGACGTGTCCATCGCTTGCAAGCGAGGGACCGTTCTGGCGCTGGTCGGCGAGAACGGCGCGGGCAAAAGCACCTTGATGAACATTTTGACCGGAAGTCTTGCGCCCGACGGCGGAACGATCGCCTACAAGGGACAAAAGGTCGCGTTCAGAAATCCGCAGGCCGCCAAGCGGATGGGCATCGCGATCGTTCACCAGGAGCTGAGCCTGCTGCCGGAGCTGTCGGTCGGCGAAAATATGCTGCTCGGCCGGGAGCCGACCCGCTTCGGCCTGATCCGCCACCGGAAGCTGCACGAGCGGGCGGGCGAAGTGCTGAAGGAAATCGGCTTCGAAGTGGACGCGAACCGGCTGGTCAAGGACTTGTCGCCGGCCGAAAAGCAGATGGTTGAAATCGCGAAGGCCTGGCTGACCCGTCCTTCCGTGCTTATTCTGGACGAACCGACCTCGAGCTTGTCCAAGACGGAAACGGAGGGGCTGTTCCGAATGGTGCGCAAGCTGAAGGCCGAAGGAACGTCGCTCATTCTGATCACGCACCGGATGGATGAAATTTTCGAGATATGCGACGAAGCGGTCGTCCTCAAGGACGGCCGCATGACGAAGACGGACAAGACGTCGGCGCTCACCAAAAACGACCTGATCCAGGCGATGGTCGGCCGCGAAATTACGCAAACGTTCCCGCCGAGATCAGCGGGAGCGGCGTCGGGCAAGCCGATGCTGAAGCTTGCGGACGTCCATGACGGCGGCCGGCTCCGGGGCGTAAGCCTGGAAGTGCCGCGCGGAGCGATCGTCGGCGTCGGCGGTCTCGAAGGACAGGGCCAGCGCCAGTTGGCCCGCGGCTTGTTCGGGATCGACCCGTTCGCGGGCGGCGAAATCGCGCTCGACGGCGAGACGGTCAAGCTGCGGAAGCCGGAGGAAGCGATTGCCCGGGGCATCGCGTATATCCCGGACGACCGCAAGCTGGAAGGGCTCGTGCTGCCCCTGTCCGTACGGGAAAACATGTCGATGATGAATTTCGGCAACATCGCCCGCCGCGGCATCGTGAGCGCCGCGGCGGAACGGCGGGAAGTCGAGCGAGGCATCGCGAATCTCGCGGTTAAAACCTCGTCGATGGAGCAGATCGTCCGTTCGCTCAGCGGCGGAAACCAGCAGAAGGTCATTTTCGCCAAATGGCTGTACGACGATCCGAAGCTGCTCATTTTGCACGAACCGACGCGCGGGATCGACATTCAATCGAAGGTTGAAATTTATCGCCTGCTGCGGGAGCTCGCGGACCGGGGCGTCAGCATCCTGCTGTTCACGAGCGACATGCTGGAGCTGATCGGCCTGAGCGACCGGATCTATGTCATGTATGAGGGAACCATCGCCGGCGCGATCGCCGGCGAGGAAGCGACCGAGGAAAAAATCATGACCATGAGCTCCGGGCAGGCCGCGGGAGACGATTAG
- a CDS encoding ABC transporter substrate-binding protein, translating into MSKLLTDDVPKSNDNMSAIDVPPSRFVGLRFRGKTDVQRKTVSPDVAFDKLDSRVVGDGKYTIGYDIYSVANTWSVQLYKEFESEVKRHQDRIENVIYTESEGKVDKQISNLEDLIVKDVDVIITTPNSPTALVPVLKKAQDKGIKVVLLGAKINADTYDALITVDDYDFGKAGAEWLAETLGGKGKIIALNGMAGISVSDERWQGAKEVFDRYPDLEVLSSVNADWDYAKAKLEVGNLLAANPQIDGVWSQGGGMTLGAIEAFQAANRALVPMTSEDNNGFLKKWNSLKEEGFQSIAVAKPTWLGSEALLLALDMLDGKEVPKDQILEVPVITTDNLAEFVREDLPDSFWANSRMTDEEVKATFSE; encoded by the coding sequence ATGAGCAAGCTTTTAACCGATGACGTTCCCAAGTCCAACGACAATATGAGCGCCATCGACGTCCCCCCTTCCCGGTTCGTCGGCCTTCGCTTCCGCGGAAAAACGGATGTCCAGCGAAAAACGGTCTCCCCGGATGTAGCTTTCGACAAACTCGACAGCCGTGTCGTCGGCGACGGAAAGTATACGATCGGCTACGATATTTACTCCGTCGCCAACACGTGGTCCGTGCAGCTGTACAAAGAGTTCGAGTCGGAAGTCAAACGCCACCAGGATCGAATCGAGAACGTCATCTATACCGAATCCGAAGGCAAGGTGGACAAGCAGATTTCCAATCTGGAAGATTTGATCGTCAAGGACGTCGACGTCATCATCACGACGCCGAACTCCCCGACCGCTCTCGTGCCCGTTCTGAAAAAAGCGCAGGACAAAGGCATCAAGGTCGTGCTGCTCGGCGCCAAAATCAATGCCGATACGTACGACGCGCTCATCACGGTGGACGATTACGACTTCGGCAAGGCGGGAGCGGAATGGCTGGCCGAAACGCTCGGAGGCAAGGGCAAAATCATCGCGCTTAACGGCATGGCGGGCATCTCCGTAAGCGACGAGAGATGGCAGGGCGCGAAGGAAGTGTTCGACCGCTATCCGGACCTCGAAGTGCTGTCCTCGGTCAACGCGGATTGGGATTACGCAAAAGCGAAGCTGGAAGTAGGCAACCTGTTGGCCGCGAATCCGCAAATCGACGGCGTCTGGTCGCAGGGCGGCGGCATGACGCTGGGCGCGATCGAAGCGTTTCAGGCCGCAAACCGCGCGCTCGTGCCGATGACGTCGGAAGACAACAACGGTTTTCTGAAAAAATGGAATTCTCTGAAAGAAGAAGGGTTCCAGAGCATCGCGGTCGCGAAGCCGACCTGGCTCGGATCGGAAGCGCTCCTGCTGGCGTTGGATATGCTGGACGGCAAGGAAGTGCCAAAGGATCAAATTCTCGAGGTTCCGGTCATAACGACGGACAATCTGGCCGAATTCGTGCGCGAGGATTTGCCGGACAGCTTCTGGGCGAACAGCCGGATGACCGACGAGGAAGTCAAAGCCACGTTCAGCGAATAA
- a CDS encoding ABC transporter permease, whose translation MLQGSLSKHAKLAIPVYALLFVLLAVTSLLSPTFRTTDNFVNIVAQVAPLAIVAIGQTIALLLGGIDLSVGSVVSFSTVVMALVSDQAGFGLPGSILLCLAAGAFVGLVNGIGIVRFRIPPLIMTLSTMTIVKGAALYLLPSPGGAVHMGFMEFMTDGWGIVTVAGVLIAILYVFFFVFLSSTRTGRYIYAAGGDEVHAQKSGVPVVRIQLTGYMLSGLLAAAGGIVLSARLFSGDPVVGDAYSLDSIAAAVVGGTSLFGGIGGIIGTLAGVFIISMTNNILNMLGIFAYYQYIVKGLILVAALFFFQLKRRRRL comes from the coding sequence TTGCTTCAAGGGTCTTTGTCCAAACACGCCAAGTTGGCGATTCCGGTTTATGCGTTGCTGTTCGTTTTGCTTGCCGTCACGTCTCTGCTTTCCCCGACCTTCCGGACGACCGACAATTTCGTCAACATCGTCGCCCAGGTCGCGCCGCTCGCCATCGTGGCGATCGGCCAGACGATCGCGCTGCTGCTGGGCGGCATCGATCTGTCGGTCGGCTCGGTCGTCAGCTTTTCGACGGTCGTCATGGCGCTCGTCAGCGACCAGGCGGGCTTCGGGCTGCCGGGGAGCATCCTGCTTTGCCTTGCCGCCGGGGCGTTCGTCGGACTCGTCAACGGCATCGGCATCGTGCGGTTTCGCATCCCGCCGCTCATTATGACGCTGTCCACGATGACGATCGTCAAAGGCGCCGCGCTCTACCTGCTTCCTTCGCCAGGAGGAGCGGTTCATATGGGCTTTATGGAATTTATGACCGACGGCTGGGGCATCGTGACCGTCGCGGGCGTTTTGATCGCGATTTTGTATGTCTTTTTCTTTGTGTTTCTGTCGAGCACGCGCACGGGCCGTTATATTTACGCCGCGGGAGGCGATGAAGTTCATGCGCAGAAATCGGGCGTGCCCGTCGTGCGCATCCAACTGACCGGATATATGCTGTCGGGATTGCTTGCCGCCGCCGGCGGCATCGTGCTGTCGGCGAGATTGTTTTCCGGCGATCCGGTCGTCGGCGACGCGTATTCCCTCGATTCGATCGCGGCCGCCGTCGTCGGGGGGACGTCGCTGTTCGGCGGCATCGGCGGAATCATCGGCACGCTGGCCGGCGTGTTCATCATTTCCATGACGAACAACATTCTCAATATGCTGGGAATTTTCGCCTATTATCAATACATCGTCAAAGGCCTCATTCTGGTGGCGGCGTTGTTTTTCTTCCAGCTGAAAAGGAGACGGCGATTATGA
- a CDS encoding ABC transporter permease: MNVRLSLHKYKQTLGVFGLLLAVLAFSAALSPESFSASHLLNMVRQAAPLGIAAIAQTLVLLVAGIDLSVGATISLVNILAASMMMGQNGNIGMAVAVSLGVSCLIGLINGVLITRVRIPPFLVTLAMSMVIQGVYMVYSKGSPKGSIAPGFRYLSDGWLGPVPVSALIWIAVWALFAFLLYKTVWGRKVYATGGNPMTSLLSGIRTNRMIILMYTLCSLLAGAAGLLLSAYIGVASVGVGNTYTLNTVAAAVIGGTAFSGGKGGLAGTFAGVLIMILLQSLLTMLNVPEAGKFISQGLIIAIMVAINQRRK, translated from the coding sequence ATGAACGTACGGCTATCGCTTCATAAATACAAGCAAACGCTCGGCGTGTTCGGGCTGCTGCTGGCCGTTCTGGCCTTTTCCGCCGCGCTGTCGCCGGAAAGCTTCTCCGCCTCGCACTTGCTGAACATGGTGCGCCAGGCCGCTCCCCTCGGCATCGCGGCGATCGCGCAGACGCTCGTCCTGCTGGTCGCGGGCATCGACCTGTCCGTCGGCGCGACCATTTCGCTCGTCAACATTCTCGCCGCTTCGATGATGATGGGCCAGAACGGCAATATCGGCATGGCGGTGGCCGTTTCGCTGGGCGTCTCCTGCTTGATCGGGCTGATCAACGGGGTACTCATCACCCGCGTGCGCATTCCGCCGTTTCTTGTGACGCTGGCGATGTCGATGGTCATCCAGGGCGTCTACATGGTCTATTCGAAAGGATCGCCGAAGGGCAGCATCGCTCCCGGCTTTCGTTACCTGTCGGACGGATGGCTCGGTCCGGTTCCCGTTTCCGCGCTGATCTGGATCGCCGTATGGGCGCTGTTCGCGTTTCTTCTATATAAAACCGTCTGGGGACGCAAGGTGTACGCCACCGGCGGCAACCCGATGACGAGCCTGCTGTCCGGCATCCGGACGAACCGCATGATTATCCTCATGTACACCCTTTGCTCGCTGCTGGCGGGCGCGGCCGGTTTGCTGCTGTCGGCCTATATCGGGGTTGCTTCGGTCGGCGTCGGCAATACGTATACGCTGAACACCGTGGCGGCCGCCGTCATCGGCGGAACCGCGTTTTCGGGCGGCAAAGGCGGGTTGGCGGGCACCTTCGCGGGCGTGCTGATCATGATTCTGCTGCAGAGCCTGCTGACGATGCTGAACGTTCCCGAAGCGGGCAAGTTCATTAGCCAGGGTCTGATAATCGCGATTATGGTGGCGATCAACCAACGCCGCAAATAA